From a single Okeanomitos corallinicola TIOX110 genomic region:
- a CDS encoding toxin HicA — protein sequence MGQIQKILAQIRNNPKDVNFTDLVKVCNHYFGEPRQQGTSHCVYKTPWVGDPRVNIQEKNGKAKFYQVKQVLAAIEKIEETEDG from the coding sequence ATGGGACAAATCCAAAAAATCCTTGCTCAAATCAGGAACAATCCTAAAGATGTAAACTTTACTGATTTAGTAAAAGTTTGTAATCACTATTTTGGAGAACCTAGACAACAAGGAACAAGTCATTGCGTTTATAAAACACCTTGGGTTGGAGATCCACGAGTTAACATTCAAGAAAAGAATGGAAAAGCAAAGTTTTACCAAGTCAAACAAGTTTTAGCTGCCATTGAGAAAATTGAGGAAACGGAAGATGGTTAA
- a CDS encoding type II toxin-antitoxin system HicB family antitoxin encodes MVNHDHYTYRITWSSEDQEFIGLCAEFPSLSYLSENRNTALEGITNLVKDILVDMEQNGEEIPIPISEKSYSGKFQVRITPELHRRLAIEAAEEKVSLNRYVSYKLAY; translated from the coding sequence ATGGTTAACCACGACCACTATACTTATAGAATTACTTGGTCAAGTGAAGATCAAGAATTTATAGGATTATGTGCAGAATTTCCTAGTCTATCTTACCTCAGTGAAAACCGTAATACTGCACTAGAAGGGATTACAAATTTGGTAAAAGATATATTAGTAGATATGGAACAAAATGGAGAGGAAATACCAATACCTATTTCCGAAAAAAGTTACAGTGGCAAATTTCAAGTTCGGATCACTCCAGAACTTCATCGCAGGTTAGCCATAGAAGCAGCAGAGGAAAAAGTTAGCTTAAACCGCTACGTGAGTTATAAGCTTGCATATTAA